AATAAGCGATTCTGTTCCAGAAGCTCTCACTAAGATTCTACCTTTTCCAGCAATTTCTTTCTGTTTTTCTCTTATAAAATCTGTCAATTCTTTATTTGTTTCCCAAGTTGCTTTTTTCTCTTTAGAAACCATTATATTTTTAGAATCCTGTGGCCACAATTTTATATCTTTTACTAATTCATTTAATGTTTTTCCACTTTCTAAAATTGCTGCAACTAGCTGAATCGAAGATAAAACTCCATCTCCAGTCGTGTTGTAATCCAGCATCAAAATATGTCCAGACTGTTCTCCACCGACATTTAGACCATATTCTTTCATTTTTTCAAGAACATATCTATCTCCAACATTTGCTCTAATTAATCCAATACCTTGTTCATCCAAATATTTTTCAAATCCCATATTGCTTAGAACTGTTGTAACTACTTTGTTGTCGTTCAAAAGTCCTCTTTTTTTGAAATATTTTGCAATTATAGCAATTACTAAATCTCCATTAATTACATTTCCTTCGTGGTCAACTGCAATAAGTCTGTCCGCATCCCCATCAAATGCAAGTCCCAAGTCAGCTTTATAAACTTTTACCACTTCCTGTAAAAGTTCTGGATGAGTTGAACCGCAATTTACATTTATATTTTTTCCGTTTGGAATATTATTTATTACAATAATATCTGCACCAAGTTTTTGATAAATTTTTGAAGCCACTCTATAAGCAGCACCATTTGCCGCATCAATTACAATTTTCAAACCTTTAAAACTTGTTTTTACAGTTGAAGCCAAAAAGTCCAAATAAATTCTCATATCGTCTTCAACATATTTAAATCTTCCTAGATCATCTCCAGCAATTTGATGTTTTAATAATTTTTCTCTGTCTTCCATAAGCGCTTCTATTTCTTCTTCAACTTTATCAGGAAGTTTATAACCATTTGAGCTAAAAATTTTAATTCCGTTATCTTTTACTGGATTGTGTGAAGCAGAAATCATAATTCCTGCATCAGCTTTTAATTTTCTTGTTAAATAACAAACACCAGGTGTTGGAAGTACTCCTACAAAATCAATGTGAACTCCCATTGAATTTAAACCAGCAGATAGTGCCGATCTTATCATATATCCCGAAATTCTTGTATCAGTTCCCAAGATAATTCTTGGTTTTCCCGCTTTTTTTCTATGTTTTTTTAAATAATATCCAAGAGCAAGTCCCAAATTTCCAACTAAATCAATAGTTAAATCTTTGTTAGCTTCTCCACGCATTCCGTCTGTTCCAAAATATTTTCTAGCCATTCTTATTAATTTTATTCCTTTCTTTTCTTCAATTTTATTTTTCTTTTGTTTTTTAATTTTTTTGTTTTAATTCTTTATTTTATTTTTTTATTATAATCTTTTATCTTTACTTTTTTTTAAAAAATCTAAAAAAAGAACTTGATTTTTCTTTTGTTTTATCATTTTTATTAGATTTCTCATTTTTAACTACAATTTCTTTTCCATTTATTGGCAAAACTATAGAAATTTTAGTCCCTTTTCCCATTTCAGAATCGATTTCTATTTTTCCATTATGAATTTCAATTATTCTTTTCACAATTGCAAGTCCAAGTCCAGTTCCTCCAGTCGCTTTAGTTCTCGACAAGTCAACTCTGTAAAATCTGTCAAAAATTCGTTTCGCATCTTCTTTTGAAATTCCAACTCCTTCATCTCGAATTGAAATTACTCCATTTCCATTTCTTATTTCTGATTCAATATAAATATTCGTATTTTCTTCCGAATATTTTGTCGCATTTTCAATTATTGCTCTAATTGCCTGTTGAAGTAAAGTTTCATCTCCGTTTATTTTAAAATTTTCTCCCTCTGTCAAATGAATCTTATGAGTTTTTGTTGAAACAGTCGTATCCGAATAAATCTGCTTAACCATTTCATTCGCATCAATTTCAATAAATTTTGTATTAATTTTCGTAATATCACCTTTTGCTAAAAATAACAACTTTTGAATTAAATTTCGCATGTTGTCAGTTTCATTTATAATCGAGTCAATTGATTCCTCAAAAATTTCTTCATTTGTAAGTCTACGCTTTTTAATTATTTCCGCATAACCTTTTATTATCGCAAGTGGCGTTCTAAGTTCGTGCGATGCATCCGACACAAATTTTTTCTGATTTCCAAAAGAAATTTCAATTCTATCTAGCATTTCATTTATAATAAGAGTCAATGTCTGAAGTTCATCTTCACTTTTTGGCACTTCAATTCTTTGGCTCAAATCTTCACTTGTAATAGTTTTTGCTGTTTTTATTACATTTTTAACTGGTTTTAAAATTCTTCTGCTGACTATTTTTGAAACAATTGCTGTGAGAACTGCTCCTATTATTGTAAATAAAATTACAAGATATTCCAGTCTTTTATAAATTTTATTTTCCTGTGAAATATTTTTTAACACATAGACATTGAAATCATAGTGTTTAATATTTCTTGCAACTTTAAATGCAAAATATTTATTTTCACTTCCTAAGTCAATAGTTTTTCCATTTGCATCATTTTTTTTCAAATTAAATTTTTCTAACATTTTTACTATTTCTTCGTTTGTGGCACTCGCTTCTTCCGTGTCAGTCCCACCAATTGTATTTATTGGAATTACACGACTATTA
This genomic stretch from Leptotrichia sp. oral taxon 218 harbors:
- the glmM gene encoding phosphoglucosamine mutase translates to MARKYFGTDGMRGEANKDLTIDLVGNLGLALGYYLKKHRKKAGKPRIILGTDTRISGYMIRSALSAGLNSMGVHIDFVGVLPTPGVCYLTRKLKADAGIMISASHNPVKDNGIKIFSSNGYKLPDKVEEEIEALMEDREKLLKHQIAGDDLGRFKYVEDDMRIYLDFLASTVKTSFKGLKIVIDAANGAAYRVASKIYQKLGADIIVINNIPNGKNINVNCGSTHPELLQEVVKVYKADLGLAFDGDADRLIAVDHEGNVINGDLVIAIIAKYFKKRGLLNDNKVVTTVLSNMGFEKYLDEQGIGLIRANVGDRYVLEKMKEYGLNVGGEQSGHILMLDYNTTGDGVLSSIQLVAAILESGKTLNELVKDIKLWPQDSKNIMVSKEKKATWETNKELTDFIREKQKEIAGKGRILVRASGTESLIRVMVEAEKQEIVDKYIKELTEKVEEVLG
- a CDS encoding ATP-binding protein, with translation MKNLKLEDRISLNYVLLFLVLILFSNIILVYSLQRQSKKALVSLAQNKVEDINSFLDKVTVFSQKTNELTFDFNPQVMEGKKIIYLKPFNPGEEGYLYVLEMKRNNSRVIPINTIGGTDTEEASATNEEIVKMLEKFNLKKNDANGKTIDLGSENKYFAFKVARNIKHYDFNVYVLKNISQENKIYKRLEYLVILFTIIGAVLTAIVSKIVSRRILKPVKNVIKTAKTITSEDLSQRIEVPKSEDELQTLTLIINEMLDRIEISFGNQKKFVSDASHELRTPLAIIKGYAEIIKKRRLTNEEIFEESIDSIINETDNMRNLIQKLLFLAKGDITKINTKFIEIDANEMVKQIYSDTTVSTKTHKIHLTEGENFKINGDETLLQQAIRAIIENATKYSEENTNIYIESEIRNGNGVISIRDEGVGISKEDAKRIFDRFYRVDLSRTKATGGTGLGLAIVKRIIEIHNGKIEIDSEMGKGTKISIVLPINGKEIVVKNEKSNKNDKTKEKSSSFFRFFKKK